One genomic segment of Halomarina pelagica includes these proteins:
- a CDS encoding CHRD domain-containing protein, producing MDTSRRTVLKLVGAGTVAGAGLGTQSIGATEGSDDEKEHEKKEHGRKGHAKRGPVFSAGTLTGDEEVPPVETKGKGAAVFQVAKHGGLHIHYALLVANVKDVTQAHIHLGERGENGPVVAFLFGKEDEEGEFVAPLEQGVTENGLLAKGSIRADDLVGPLAGKPLRALIEAMADGGAYVNVHTEEHPAGEVRGQIRAVEEVEVELEEEVCVEADPKLTVEKTVELEVEEDC from the coding sequence ATGGACACGTCTAGACGAACCGTACTCAAACTCGTCGGTGCCGGAACGGTCGCCGGCGCGGGGCTGGGTACGCAATCGATCGGTGCGACCGAGGGATCGGACGACGAGAAAGAACACGAGAAGAAGGAACACGGGAGGAAAGGACACGCCAAGCGAGGGCCGGTGTTCAGCGCGGGGACGCTCACGGGGGACGAGGAGGTCCCGCCGGTCGAGACGAAGGGGAAGGGCGCTGCGGTCTTCCAGGTCGCGAAACACGGCGGTCTCCACATCCACTACGCGCTCCTCGTCGCGAACGTGAAGGACGTGACGCAGGCGCACATCCACCTCGGCGAGCGCGGCGAGAACGGCCCCGTCGTCGCCTTCCTCTTCGGGAAGGAGGACGAGGAGGGCGAGTTCGTCGCGCCGCTCGAACAGGGCGTCACGGAGAACGGCCTCCTCGCAAAGGGTTCGATCAGGGCGGACGATCTGGTCGGCCCGCTCGCCGGGAAGCCGCTCCGCGCGCTGATCGAGGCCATGGCCGACGGCGGGGCCTACGTGAACGTTCACACGGAAGAGCACCCGGCGGGGGAGGTCCGAGGGCAGATCCGCGCCGTCGAGGAGGTGGAAGTCGAACTCGAGGAGGAGGTCTGCGTCGAGGCGGACCCCAAACTCACCGTCGAGAAGACGGTCGAACTCGAGGTAGAGGAGGACTGCTGA
- a CDS encoding erythromycin esterase family protein — MLSDDLAAGTPLADERGHRAIGVVYHPNREAANYVPTVLPERYDAFVHADETRAPPASPPRDARDGTRTLPDGALIVSPVSRRTVSRAVRSAPPPRTPDRYAVETVTITRKFITRPTKAQFVGGER; from the coding sequence CTGCTCTCCGACGACCTCGCGGCGGGTACCCCGCTCGCCGACGAGCGCGGCCACCGGGCGATCGGCGTCGTCTACCACCCGAACCGCGAGGCGGCGAACTACGTGCCGACCGTGCTCCCGGAGCGGTACGACGCGTTCGTCCACGCCGACGAGACGCGCGCTCCACCCGCTTCGCCTCCACGCGACGCGCGAGACGGTACCCGAACTCTACCCGACGGGGCTCTGATCGTCTCCCCCGTCTCCCGCCGGACAGTCTCTCGAGCCGTTCGATCGGCACCGCCGCCGCGAACGCCAGATCGGTACGCCGTAGAAACAGTCACAATTACCAGAAAGTTCATTACGCGTCCGACGAAGGCACAGTTCGTCGGCGGCGAACGATAG